The genomic DNA CTCCCGGTGCTTGCGTCGCGAGTAGCCTGTGGGGAAACAGAATGAGTTGGGTGGGAATGAATCCTCCTGCTCGAGGGGATGTCCTTTCGAGAACCCACCTGGCCGGCAGTGGCAGCTGGAAACGCCGTTGTCCGTCTTGCAGCGCTCGTGCTGGGCCTGGTCGCAGGTGGAGTCGTCGCCCACAATGCAGGTGTCGATCCTCACGGGCGGCTGCGTGGGTCGCTGGCGGTAGTGCGGTCGCGTGGGTCCGGCATTCGTCGTCGGGGATCCGCCCTGCGGCTTGCTGTGGCCCTGCAGGTCCACCACCTCCGTTTCGGGCACCACATAGCCCCCACTGCTCTGGGTGACCGCGTTGGGCGGCACAGCAGGGGAGCTGGGCGAACCACCACCACTCACACTCACTCCTGGTGAGGATCccaatcccgatcccgatcctggtcctggtcctgatcctgatcccgAGCCAgtgccagagccagagcctgGCAACTGGGGCAGTCGCGTGGCCGAGGTTGTGGCCCCCGCTGGGGGATCTGTGGGGTCACCAAAGAGATTGATGTAAGTGCGCTTGCCGTCGATGGAGACAAAGCCGTCGTCACCTGAAGCCGACACGATGATGTCGCCCTGACCTCCGCCCGCCGCGTAGGTGCCGTAGGGCTTGATGTTGATCGTCTGCTGGGAGCCGCTGCCCTTGGGCCCCGGGCCCTGGATGGCGGACAGGGTCACGTCGAAGATCTCCCCGTAGCCGGGCGGCAGGTGCTGGCGCGTGGGCTGCACCGCCGGCAGGGGCAGGGTCTGCTGGGGGGGTGGCCGCTGGCCTGGTGGGCGTGGACGACCGCCGGGCTTGAACTCGGGGTCGTCGAGGACTATCCCGGGACGGGGGTGGTAGGGGGCGGGCGGAGTGGTGTTAGCATTGGAACTATTAGGTGGCGCACTTTCGGTGGAACTCGAAGTTGATGGCGGGGTGGTGGTTGTGGTGGAGCTGGTAGTGGTACTGGTAgtggtactggtactggtgGTGGtactggtggtggtggtggtggtcgAGGTAGTGGTAGTGGGTCTGATGGCCGAGGCCGGACTGGAGGCCGAGGAGATGCCCAGCAAGGAGGTGGCACTGGTGTCCAGGCCGGGAGTGCGATTGGCGGTCATGAAGATCACCTCCTCGGTGGAGGGATCCAGACCGAGGCTCTCCGCACTGTCCATGGACATGGGCACGTAGGTGGAAGACACGCCCATCACGGTGTGCACCACCGAGCTGGTCTCAATGATGGTGGTgacgtcctcctcctccggcaGCTTCTTCTTGTCAGTTCCGGGCTTGGGCTTGTGCTTCTTCTTCGGAGGAGTTGTTGGGGGCGTTGGGGGACTGTTCGTGGTAGAGGGCGGGGCGGGAGGCGGCTGCAGCTCGTCGTCCACCTCGCCACCGCCAGTGGCATCTGTGTCCTGGTCGGAGACCTCGATGTACTGGGCATTGGCATCTTCGTTGGAGAACTCCGAGTCGTAGGTGGTATCGGTGGGTTGCACCATGTCGTCTCCTGATTGTTGCACCTGTTGCTCCCCCTGATGACTCGCTTCCTTCTCCTtttccttgtccttgtccgcTTGATCCTGGGCTGGGATGGAGGGTTGGGACTGCACCTGCGGAGCTGGAAGGGGTTTGTACTGGGGCAGGGGTCGCCGGTTGCCGCCCACACTCGTGGCGATGGGTGGGCGTGGCTTGTTGCGGTACCAGGGCGGACGGTTGCTCACGAAGCCCGGTCGCACGGGCACAATCTGCTCGGGAATGGGCACGCCGGTGATGAAGGGACGCTCCGGACGGTCGAAGGGATAGGGGGGCGGCCGCATCGAGGTGCCGGGCTTCTGGGCCTCGTAGTCGATGGGCAGGTTCTGGGCCTCGGAGATGCGCGGCGGACCGCGGTTGTTGATCCTGCTGGCCGAGGGACGCCGCACGCCCTGCGTGTTGGCGTGCACATTGACGTTGCCGTTCAGCAGCTTCACGATGCCCGTGATGATGTCCTGGATGTCGGGGTTTCCGTTCTGGCGCGGACTATGCGGCGCCAGCGTGGCACTGGCCGCCGTCGAGGAGGTGGCAGTACTGCTCGGACTCGGCCGGATCGGGGACCCCGACACAAGCGGTCGCAGGTCCCCCCGCCCTAAAAAAGACTGCTCTGAGCTGCTGCCAGTGGTGCTGCCAGTGGTGCTGCTGCCCCGCGACAAGGTTTTCCCGGCCCTGATCCCGGACGCCTGGTGCGTGCGCTCCGGCTGCTCCTCCTGGTTGTCGTACGTCCCCGTGGGCTTGATGTTGTAGTGAAAGTACCGCCCGGCGGACACGTCCTTCTCCAGCTCCTCCGGGAAGTGGACGTCGTTGGGTCCGGCGGGCTGGCGGTCGTGCAGGATGGGCGACGCCGAGCGCTCCACGCGCTCCGCCCGCGTCTCGTTCTCGTTGGGATCGCGGGGCGAGGAGGCACTCTCGGCCAGGCCGTTGATGGAGTCCGCCACGGTGCTCTCGATGCTCAGGCGGCCCGGACTGCGGTGGCTGCTCGACTTGGGCGAGATCTGCGAGATGCTCTCGTGCTGGCCGGCTGCAAAACGGGTGATAGAACATGTTGCAAAATGTTAGTAAATTGGATTTAAGTTACATATCAAGAAATTTTAAtaggtattttaatttaagttgatACGACTATGTAAATGTACTATGTACAGACCATTGATTATTTGAGTGAccgtttttttcttttaaacaacatattatacatttaaactaaactttctGAACTTAACGATCCTGAAAGCCAATTTTAGTTAATGATATGAAATTAACCATGGCAACATATTCTTCTTATTCCATATTCTGACTCTTGCTTGAACAAATCCTATGTTTTTCAGATTAGAAACAGGTAaccttttttggttttaatacaTTTCTGACTTTAAAAAGTATCGTAAGATTTATTAAGGAGTTTATGAAAATGTTGTGCAAcgccttaaaataaaaaaagttttttagtttttttctaAGTTATTATATTACATGATAGGAGTAAGGTTTTAGCTTTGATTCCTTAACGTACATATGCAACTAAACATGAATTGCAGAAGAACTGTATTAAGTATCGTATATCTCATACTCATTACTTTATCATTTTACGGCCAAAATAAACCAGAATTAAggttatgaaaaaattaacaattttaaaagtaattggcCACATTAGGTATTTACTGGGGCGCTCACTCCACATCTTTAGgtttgtaataaataatattatgggatatttttaagaaacttAAGTGTCATCTTAAATAATGATgcatattgaaaatttatttaaataaatatttagaagtAATCAAAAAACCGCCCTGTACAAAAGacaagaaaaattgtaaaaaatcaaatataaatacacgttttcaaaagttattcaaTCAAATCTATATCAAAAGATCCATCTATTATCTGCATTGTATGTCATTTAATGCCGCAAGAAACCGAGAAGAAAGGGAAAGATTTCAGTAAAAAGAGCGCCGAGTTCGGAGGTTCAGTTTCCCTTGACTCCATCATCGCAATGGGAGAGTCATCACATCGAGGTTTCACTTTCCACTTGCCCCATGCACCGGCAGCAgtagcaccagcaccagcacctgCCCCTTCCACCACGGGTTGCCCTTCCCAGCAGTCAGCAGTcagcaggcagcaggcagGCACTCCGTCATTGTCAACGCGATTCATTTGCATTTGGGGGGGCAAACAAAGCCCAGCCCAGTCGGCGCGGATCAGTTTCAATCTCTGTCGCAGGCTTGGCCAGGCATCATTTGCTTTCGATGTCAAGTCTGAGTCGCAGTCTTTGTCTTTTCCCTATTCTTTTCACTCTCTTTGCATCTAATTGTGTTGGTTTTCCTTCGAAATTGTGGGTTTGCGAGCCCAGTATGTGGATGCACCCGATGGCTAGCACATCTGTCGAAATGGCGAAGGCCCATTGCTGATTACCCTGGGTACCCAGCACCAGCACACAAGCTCTGAGGTGCACAGATGCTTAGAGACCTGGCCTCGCGGGGCCAGAGCTGCACTCGCTTGGCACCCGGGGAAGAATTTCACAAATTGCTACGTCAAGCGTTGAAAAGATGGCAGGCCGAGGTCGTTGATGCGTCTGATTTCCATCATTTTCCTCGGATATGGCAGATAAATGAGAAGAGCCCCGCCATGAgcaacttaaatataaattgccGTCTTGTATGTAGAATGCAGATGGCAATCGAATGGGAACAAGCACTTGAACCTCCCCTTGTCGGTCGAAAAAATCTTGAATAGGCACTCCTTATCGCATCTAAAGCTACAATTTCCCACTCGCATCTGGGCATCAATCACACGGAGAGAAATATAGCCGaatatgaatatgaaatgTGTTATGTTTTAACATTAAGGATTGGACAGAAcaaatatctgactattgaattcaaaattgtatatttatgtattatacttatataatttcaattaaatattaaatcaatattaaatgcaatgcatattaaatttaaaatattaaaataaatgttgaaaatattaGATGAAACATAGTTCccttttaacatttaaatgcattttatttaagaatcaattccaaaaatattcaaataaacaatttttaaaaccttaaatattttgatatttgaaaaaactgTAAGCAACAgttgaaaatcaaagcgaaatatatttaagttggGCACAAATTGATTGGATATACGAGTGCACAATAAAAGTCAGTGGAATGAAATCTTGTTTGTATGAAAATAACACATCAATTATACATTAAAAATTGATGTTTtatctatgtatatatataagggagcgaaaataataaaaataagtataacGATCTAAGTAGCCTAAAATAACGATTGTTTGTGCCTATTAATCAAACTAGGTCAGAATGACagcatttttgtattatttatttcagtaCATTATTCGAAACCATCGAAACTTAAGCTGTGAGTTTTCAGGCAAACATAACCGATCACACAGATCTCAGTCGGCAGTCAAGAGCTACCCGGCTATTCTTTGACACCTTCCCAAGAAGATTTATTTGCTGTTGGCTTTCTATGACTCTCCGACGGTTTCGGGTTGTCAAGTGCATGTCATCTTTGGGCTTTATGGGGGGTAGGCCAGAACCAGTTTAAGGTTGGAACAACAATCATAATTCACACTCGCTCGCCGAAACACGTTTAGTTATTGAGCTTAACCCAATTGCCGAGCGTCATTGGTGGGTCTTTGTGGGTCTCGAGGTTTTTTGATTAAGTTTGGCACAGATTTTACTTTCACCTGTCGCTAAACTGGCTCGACTCTGATTGAAACACACAATATTTGTTTCACTTTCTTCGTTGCAGCCATTTGTTGCGATTTTGATATAATTAACGCTTCCTTTTGggcaagcaaaacaaaaggcgaCGACACAGTTTTCACTTTCCTTGCCTCGAATTGTTAATTTTCCAGTTTtccttttgattttattggtTGCAAAGCGAGTCTGGGATTGCGATTTTGATTGGGGTGGTAAAATGATGGTAAAAGTGAGCCGGCGGCTGTGAAATTTCCAGACATGGACATGGAGCTGGCTGAATGTGTAACGCAATTTGGGGTACGAAAATTGaattccactttggagcgggGCATGCAACACTTTCACGGCCAGTCCGCAACGAAAGTAAAATCCGCAGCCCCTCTTGGCCACTATATCCAGACGGGTTGGGTTGAATGCACCCGATATGACAACAACATGGAGACAACGGCAACAGTCGTCATTAGTTCCAGAGCTTGCCCACTCTAATTCGAGAGCTACTCCAGCGAGGACGCACGACTTGTGCCCTGtctcttggttttttttggcaaGGTTTCCAGTTTCTGCCCAACCCACACAGTCGGCAATGCCCTCTCCCTCCACCCAGCTCCAAGTCGACTTGAGCTCCATTCAATTTGGCGATCTCAGCGCCTCCAAATTGCTGACAAGAAATCACTTTCTATTTCGCTGCACTTTTCAACTGTTTCCCAACTTGGCCAAAGGCAGAAACCGAAATTAAGTCCGCCTGCTCGCCTCTAATGTGGGCAAAGCTAGCGAAGATAATTGCTTATGAAATGCGACaattttctgtttctgtttcgacTTCGAAATTTAACACACGTACCAAAACATTGCGCATACGACATGTGTGCCCTGAGCACTTTAAGTGTGCACTTGCGGAGGCTTGATTACgcaataataacatttaatggtCTGCTCAAAAGGCAGGCGACAATTTGTTGTGTTTTcaccataaatatatttatgtaataGCTTTCAAATTTGGCAGGAAGACGAATTTCAATGAcaattgaaatcaaaaattaactTAGCTTAAATTTAAGGGAATTACTTGGCagtaactttttatttttccgccgagttattattatttaaatataaatattttgtttatattaataggtatgcaaatatatattttacaggCCTTGTATTAAGTTACAGACGGAGCATTTAGGCCTTTCCCAATGTTGAAGACTGACAAAAGATGTTGTCTTTGCTCAAACAAATTGTGGATGTCAAACTATACCTATTCAAATCTACTTATATTTTTCAGGAAATCCAAAATCCATTCATACGATCACAAAAAGCCATTAAAGAAATCTTAGACAACCCATCCAAACAAATCCCTACCAAATATTTCTCTCACCTCTCTctactttttccattttataaGTTTGTTGCCTAAGCTTCTTCATCTTTTTGAATTGGCCCATAAACATCACCAAGAATGGGCCATCCAATTGTGAGTTCCGCAGACCCTTAGGCGAAGATTTCTATTAAGAAAGAGATGTGGTGGACTGACCACCACATCTCGAAGTGCCATCACAGCAGCCACGCCCCGAACTCGGAGCTAAAGAACCGCTTGGGCGGCTGAACTCAATCCATTCCATGGCTTTCTGGGCGTTGTCTATCGCTGTCCAAGACGggctattaaaaatttgatttaatgcTAATTGATTCTTCGGGCATTCGACTTTCGTTGTGGGCGTTGTGGCGTCGGTCGAAACCGAGTTGCCAGGGAAAGTCGTGGTGTCCAGGGTTCTAGTGCCGCCTGCCCAGTTCGCCTCCATCCGTGGGAGCTGCAGAGTCATTCCTCGGTCGTTTCATTAGCAGAGCAAACAAGGTATCTGTGGCCCGGGCCCAAGCACTTGTGCCATCAAACCGTCAACTGGCTGGTGTGGTTGCTCAAGAGTTGTCTGCACAAACAATTGGCCGTGAGCAGAACTTGAAAGGCGTCGTGGCCAGACTTTTCTCCGTCTCTCCGGAGCTGAAATGCATGAGCTGCAATTAAGAAGTGACGACGACAACGACCACATGGCAGCCCGGGACAAGGCAAACTGCACTGCACTCCACTCAACTCCGCTCCACTCGACCCGAAGTTGTGTCTGGTGAAATTGAGGCATTTGGCTGGAAAACCGATTTTCCGTAGCCATGTTCTGTGGCTTTTTCAATACTTAGCTCCGTGACCGTGAGGTTTGGCCTTTGGCACTGCACGaatgttttgccatttttaggCGCGTGCTTGGCAGTGAGATGTGTCCAAAGCACTATAGCCAATACGTTTAGcattagttttgaaaattaaataaaatatatttttgaaaaaaacaatttaatcttAAGTGTTTGTCAAAGTAAAGCAATTATAGATACTTtgcatttaataaaagtgATTAGGAAATATGCATTGTATCATATATATAGCTGTTTTATGAAGCATTATTGCTTAtttctttgcttttatttattgaatgtGTATTAACTAGAAAGATATTCAACTAACTCCAATTGGGATACCATTTGGAAATAAAAGTTGAATTTAAGTAGAGATCACACTTGTGTTTCTAACTTTTACAAAACTTCATTCCCGATAACTTTAAGACGCATTTGATAGTAAggtaaaagtatattttagcTTACCATGAGGACAAAAAATCATACCTAAGCACAAATTGTTACAATGTAAAGTGGTCTTTACGGCTGATTCAACTGTgaagtttatttaaactttaacaGCTTGCCAGggtatgtaaataataatttagttaatCAACTTATTTCACCCAGCAGCCGTTTGCTTCGTTTTCTTCGAGTGTGCTGGCCTGCATCCTTTGTGTTTGCCACTCGGACGGAGGTCCAAAGCGAATGACCTTAATCAAGGTCTAGCTCTGATCTAACCGCCTTGCAGTCGGAGCCAAAGACGGAGCCAAAGACAGAGCCAGAGTGGAGGCCAGTGCTAAAGGCGGTTGCAGTCCGACTGCAATTCTGTGTTGGTCAGGCTTCCGCAGATGcattgctgctgcagttggtTGCGCTCCGCTGCCTGCTGTGGGGCATGTCTAAGCCAGGCCGAAAACCGATTCGGGTGGGGGGAATTTATGGCCTGGACGCGCTCTGCTGGCTTTAATCGTGGCAGTGCGAGGAAACTGAAAGAAATCCTCCCATATCCCATATCCCGTATCCCATATCCCATTTCAATAGAATAGAATCATGGCAATCGCCGCGATCCCAGGCCCGAGCAAATGGCCGCCACTTATGACATCTAATTGTCTCACATGCTTAATTAAGTCGCAGGTGGGAGCGAGCCGAGGCAACTAATGGCCCGGCCAGAACAAGACCAAGCCCTGTAACTAGCTGCAATTTGCCGGCGATAAGCGATCTGCACGATCTCGTGGGGAATGCTGCAGAATAGTTGGAATCGCAGTCGATGCAGCCTATGGAACATGCCACGGAATACTTATGCAGTCGAAGGCGATAGTTGGGCTTGGGTCAGTAACCCAGTGCTGCGCCTCCTGCTCTGATTGAACAATTATGAAGACGATGGTGCTCCAGGCAAATCTCTGGCCAACATTCGCCGAGAGCTGAGCTTGGGCTGTATTGATTGAAAGGTAGATgggtctctctctctctatcgcTCTTCCCAAAGCCACATTTCCCATCTCCCCAACGAAACTGGGTCATTGTACCCACAGTAGCCGGCTTAAGTATGGCCACCAAACGGAAACAAGTTGCCAGCCAATATTGTCTTAATGGTCTGTGACAAGTTCAAGCTCGCCTcaatgtgcgtgtgtgtgtgtttgtgtgtgtgtgtcaaaTAAAATTCTATAACAAGTGGACAACAGAACCGGCTTTCTGTATAGCAAGAATCCCACTTCATATACAAgacagtcagtcagtcagccagCTTTTTATTGGGCTATTTCCAACTGCGTGCCAAATAGAAATGGGGGAAATGCGCCAGTGTGCGAGAGCGTGGGTATTATTGTGTCACTCTGGTCGCTGCTTTGTTTGAATAGTCAGTTAACTGCACCCATTTAACGGCTTTTTATTCCCAAGTTCTTTTGGTCAGTTCTTTGGGTTTTGTGTATTTGGCTTTAATAGGTGTTGGAATCATTTAATACGCCAGATTCATAAATTCCTATTGTGAGCAAGTTTGTTGCCGAAGTCTTTTGATATTGCTCTAGGAGCTTTaactaaaatgtttacttttttttaaagtatcaagttaaaaattctaaagattttattaattcttcaacaagaaaggaagttGCTTCTACTTAAGTTATGTTTATGTTAAGATCATTATGTGGAGTTTGTTTCCTAAGTCTTTTGATTGGGTACTACTTCAATAActattttattcttatttattcttaaatgaaaatatactCATATAAAAATTGACATTTAAGAGAGATTTTATGTCGAAAAGCGgtagaattaaatatttttttgtatgttctTCAAGTCTACGGTTGTTGTTTAACATTTCCTGTGACATGGCAAAACCCACGAAATGCGTGTTCTGTCTTGACCAAATTATGCTAAAATGTATGCCAAGAAGAATCTGAATTTAAAACATTCCTC from Drosophila gunungcola strain Sukarami chromosome 2R unlocalized genomic scaffold, Dgunungcola_SK_2 000012F, whole genome shotgun sequence includes the following:
- the LOC128255682 gene encoding mucin-5AC isoform X2, which translates into the protein MRRKPQNLTHNTQSSRAEDRGGGGGGGGVGLALAVGAGRRGRGPSQQSAISNNRMPRDHRHLVALAVSTLPLALLLLLVQTAAGQHESISQISPKSSSHRSPGRLSIESTVADSINGLAESASSPRDPNENETRAERVERSASPILHDRQPAGPNDVHFPEELEKDVSAGRYFHYNIKPTGTYDNQEEQPERTHQASGIRAGKTLSRGSSTTGSTTGSSSEQSFLGRGDLRPLVSGSPIRPSPSSTATSSTAASATLAPHSPRQNGNPDIQDIITGIVKLLNGNVNVHANTQGVRRPSASRINNRGPPRISEAQNLPIDYEAQKPGTSMRPPPYPFDRPERPFITGVPIPEQIVPVRPGFVSNRPPWYRNKPRPPIATSVGGNRRPLPQYKPLPAPQVQSQPSIPAQDQADKDKEKEKEASHQGEQQVQQSGDDMVQPTDTTYDSEFSNEDANAQYIEVSDQDTDATGGGEVDDELQPPPAPPSTTNSPPTPPTTPPKKKHKPKPGTDKKKLPEEEDVTTIIETSSVVHTVMGVSSTYVPMSMDSAESLGLDPSTEEVIFMTANRTPGLDTSATSLLGISSASSPASAIRPTTTTSTTTTTTSTTTSTSTTTSTTTSSTTTTTPPSTSSSTESAPPNSSNANTTPPAPYHPRPGIVLDDPEFKPGGRPRPPGQRPPPQQTLPLPAVQPTRQHLPPGYGEIFDVTLSAIQGPGPKGSGSQQTINIKPYGTYAAGGGQGDIIVSASGDDGFVSIDGKRTYINLFGDPTDPPAGATTSATRLPQLPGSGSGTGSGSGSGPGPGSGSGLGSSPGVSVSGGGSPSSPAVPPNAVTQSSGGYVVPETEVVDLQGHSKPQGGSPTTNAGPTRPHYRQRPTQPPVRIDTCIVGDDSTCDQAQHERCKTDNGVSSCHCRPGYSRRKHREPCRRVISFHLGMRVDRIYEHRIVWDTKLMDKHSEPFGQLSYESIRALDSAMSMTPYSDEFMEAKVNNIYRGDPNLGGSGVYVNLTIKLDESVETLRPNLRSDVQKHLLGVLHRRNNNIGNSVLYVSSPEGAVSALQDLDECQSPELNDCHPGASCSNTWGSFRCACEAGLRDPWADQPARSGRECQACADSVCNNHGTCSYGDDGAQLCSCDSSHYGAQCEIDGEVLGVAIGASVAAIIIIVLTLVCLIMWSRRWQREQKNAMGSPVFGYMNTAPLKSAGLPQTGYQVTLEDRMRWAQIADVMAQTNHYGAEPIGPTRPSSAMFAYPNLGAMGMGTLGGMSLQSTMQMHPSATLAPPVPLPRRLGLGPRSNGMRTLENSSSSEEEDRADLLGRNFQVPRPKSRSNGSIANQSGIYYDVDYEPSGNGIGNSSVDHLYGSHNQSVTHSSGHSHIPGPQGIPMSTYTSGRGPSSYYMK
- the LOC128255682 gene encoding mucin-5AC isoform X3 yields the protein MRRKPQNLTHNTQSSRAEDRGGGGGGGGVGLALAVGAGRRGRGPSQQSAISNNRMPRDHRHLVALAVSTLPLALLLLLVQTAAGQHESISQISPKSSSHRSPGRLSIESTVADSINGLAESASSPRDPNENETRAERVERSASPILHDRQPAGPNDVHFPEELEKDVSAGRYFHYNIKPTGTYDNQEEQPERTHQASGIRAGKTLSRGSSTTGSTTGSSSEQSFLGRGDLRPLVSGSPIRPSPSSTATSSTAASATLAPHSPRQNGNPDIQDIITGIVKLLNGNVNVHANTQGVRRPSASRINNRGPPRISEAQNLPIDYEAQKPGTSMRPPPYPFDRPERPFITGVPIPEQIVPVRPGFVSNRPPWYRNKPRPPIATSVGGNRRPLPQYKPLPAPQVQSQPSIPAQDQADKDKEKEKEASHQGEQQVQQSGDDMVQPTDTTYDSEFSNEDANAQYIEVSDQDTDATGGGEVDDELQPPPAPPSTTNSPPTPPTTPPKKKHKPKPGTDKKKLPEEEDVTTIIETSSVVHTVMGVSSTYVPMSMDSAESLGLDPSTEEVIFMTANRTPGLDTSATSLLGISSASSPASAIRPTTTTSTTTTTTSTTTSTSTTTSTTTSSTTTTTPPSTSSSTESAPPNSSNANTTPPAPYHPRPGIVLDDPEFKPGGRPRPPGQRPPPQQTLPLPAVQPTRQHLPPGYGEIFDVTLSAIQGPGPKGSGSQQTINIKPYGTYAAGGGQGDIIVSASGDDGFVSIDGKRTYINLFGDPTDPPAGATTSATRLPQLPGSGSGTGSGSGSGPGPGSGSGLGSSPGVSVSGGGSPSSPAVPPNAVTQSSGGYVVPETEVVDLQGHSKPQGGSPTTNAGPTRPHYRQRPTQPPVRIDTCIVGDDSTCDQAQHERCKTDNGVSSCHCRPGYSRRKHREPCRRVISFHLGMRVDRIYEHRIVWDTKLMDKHSEPFGQLSYESIRALDSAMSMTPYSDEFMEAKVNNIYRGDPNLGGSGVYVNLTIKLDESVETLRPNLRSDVQKHLLGVLHRRNNNIGNSVLYVSSPEGAVSALQDLDECQSPELNDCHPGASCSNTWGSFRCACEAGLRDPWADQPARSGRECQACADSVCNNHGTCSYGDDGAQLCSCDSSHYGAQCEIDGEVLGVAIGASVAAIIIIVLTLVCLIMWSRRWQREQKNAMGSPVFGYMNTAPLKSAGLPQTGYQVTLEDRMRWAQIADVMAQTNHYGQAEPIGPTRPSSAMFAYPNLGAMGMGTLGGMSLQSTMQMHPSATLAPPVPLPRLGLGPRSNGMRTLENSSSSEEEDRADLLGRNFQVPRPKSRSNGSIANQSGIYYDVDYEPSGNGIGNSSVDHLYGSHNQSVTHSSGHSHIPGPQGIPMSTYTSGRGPSSYYMK
- the LOC128255682 gene encoding mucin-5AC isoform X1, whose translation is MRRKPQNLTHNTQSSRAEDRGGGGGGGGVGLALAVGAGRRGRGPSQQSAISNNRMPRDHRHLVALAVSTLPLALLLLLVQTAAGQHESISQISPKSSSHRSPGRLSIESTVADSINGLAESASSPRDPNENETRAERVERSASPILHDRQPAGPNDVHFPEELEKDVSAGRYFHYNIKPTGTYDNQEEQPERTHQASGIRAGKTLSRGSSTTGSTTGSSSEQSFLGRGDLRPLVSGSPIRPSPSSTATSSTAASATLAPHSPRQNGNPDIQDIITGIVKLLNGNVNVHANTQGVRRPSASRINNRGPPRISEAQNLPIDYEAQKPGTSMRPPPYPFDRPERPFITGVPIPEQIVPVRPGFVSNRPPWYRNKPRPPIATSVGGNRRPLPQYKPLPAPQVQSQPSIPAQDQADKDKEKEKEASHQGEQQVQQSGDDMVQPTDTTYDSEFSNEDANAQYIEVSDQDTDATGGGEVDDELQPPPAPPSTTNSPPTPPTTPPKKKHKPKPGTDKKKLPEEEDVTTIIETSSVVHTVMGVSSTYVPMSMDSAESLGLDPSTEEVIFMTANRTPGLDTSATSLLGISSASSPASAIRPTTTTSTTTTTTSTTTSTSTTTSTTTSSTTTTTPPSTSSSTESAPPNSSNANTTPPAPYHPRPGIVLDDPEFKPGGRPRPPGQRPPPQQTLPLPAVQPTRQHLPPGYGEIFDVTLSAIQGPGPKGSGSQQTINIKPYGTYAAGGGQGDIIVSASGDDGFVSIDGKRTYINLFGDPTDPPAGATTSATRLPQLPGSGSGTGSGSGSGPGPGSGSGLGSSPGVSVSGGGSPSSPAVPPNAVTQSSGGYVVPETEVVDLQGHSKPQGGSPTTNAGPTRPHYRQRPTQPPVRIDTCIVGDDSTCDQAQHERCKTDNGVSSCHCRPGYSRRKHREPCRRVISFHLGMRVDRIYEHRIVWDTKLMDKHSEPFGQLSYESIRALDSAMSMTPYSDEFMEAKVNNIYRGDPNLGGSGVYVNLTIKLDESVETLRPNLRSDVQKHLLGVLHRRNNNIGNSVLYVSSPEGAVSALQDLDECQSPELNDCHPGASCSNTWGSFRCACEAGLRDPWADQPARSGRECQACADSVCNNHGTCSYGDDGAQLCSCDSSHYGAQCEIDGEVLGVAIGASVAAIIIIVLTLVCLIMWSRRWQREQKNAMGSPVFGYMNTAPLKSAGLPQTGYQVTLEDRMRWAQIADVMAQTNHYGQAEPIGPTRPSSAMFAYPNLGAMGMGTLGGMSLQSTMQMHPSATLAPPVPLPRRLGLGPRSNGMRTLENSSSSEEEDRADLLGRNFQVPRPKSRSNGSIANQSGIYYDVDYEPSGNGIGNSSVDHLYGSHNQSVTHSSGHSHIPGPQGIPMSTYTSGRGPSSYYMK
- the LOC128255682 gene encoding mucin-5AC isoform X4; this translates as MRRKPQNLTHNTQSSRAEDRGGGGGGGGVGLALAVGAGRRGRGPSQQSAISNNRMPRDHRHLVALAVSTLPLALLLLLVQTAAGQHESISQISPKSSSHRSPGRLSIESTVADSINGLAESASSPRDPNENETRAERVERSASPILHDRQPAGPNDVHFPEELEKDVSAGRYFHYNIKPTGTYDNQEEQPERTHQASGIRAGKTLSRGSSTTGSTTGSSSEQSFLGRGDLRPLVSGSPIRPSPSSTATSSTAASATLAPHSPRQNGNPDIQDIITGIVKLLNGNVNVHANTQGVRRPSASRINNRGPPRISEAQNLPIDYEAQKPGTSMRPPPYPFDRPERPFITGVPIPEQIVPVRPGFVSNRPPWYRNKPRPPIATSVGGNRRPLPQYKPLPAPQVQSQPSIPAQDQADKDKEKEKEASHQGEQQVQQSGDDMVQPTDTTYDSEFSNEDANAQYIEVSDQDTDATGGGEVDDELQPPPAPPSTTNSPPTPPTTPPKKKHKPKPGTDKKKLPEEEDVTTIIETSSVVHTVMGVSSTYVPMSMDSAESLGLDPSTEEVIFMTANRTPGLDTSATSLLGISSASSPASAIRPTTTTSTTTTTTSTTTSTSTTTSTTTSSTTTTTPPSTSSSTESAPPNSSNANTTPPAPYHPRPGIVLDDPEFKPGGRPRPPGQRPPPQQTLPLPAVQPTRQHLPPGYGEIFDVTLSAIQGPGPKGSGSQQTINIKPYGTYAAGGGQGDIIVSASGDDGFVSIDGKRTYINLFGDPTDPPAGATTSATRLPQLPGSGSGTGSGSGSGPGPGSGSGLGSSPGVSVSGGGSPSSPAVPPNAVTQSSGGYVVPETEVVDLQGHSKPQGGSPTTNAGPTRPHYRQRPTQPPVRIDTCIVGDDSTCDQAQHERCKTDNGVSSCHCRPGYSRRKHREPCRRVISFHLGMRVDRIYEHRIVWDTKLMDKHSEPFGQLSYESIRALDSAMSMTPYSDEFMEAKVNNIYRGDPNLGGSGVYVNLTIKLDESVETLRPNLRSDVQKHLLGVLHRRNNNIGNSVLYVSSPEGAVSALQDLDECQSPELNDCHPGASCSNTWGSFRCACEAGLRDPWADQPARSGRECQACADSVCNNHGTCSYGDDGAQLCSCDSSHYGAQCEIDGEVLGVAIGASVAAIIIIVLTLVCLIMWSRRWQREQKNAMGSPVFGYMNTAPLKSAGLPQTGYQVTLEDRMRWAQIADVMAQTNHYGAEPIGPTRPSSAMFAYPNLGAMGMGTLGGMSLQSTMQMHPSATLAPPVPLPRLGLGPRSNGMRTLENSSSSEEEDRADLLGRNFQVPRPKSRSNGSIANQSGIYYDVDYEPSGNGIGNSSVDHLYGSHNQSVTHSSGHSHIPGPQGIPMSTYTSGRGPSSYYMK